From a region of the Anoplopoma fimbria isolate UVic2021 breed Golden Eagle Sablefish chromosome 16, Afim_UVic_2022, whole genome shotgun sequence genome:
- the LOC129104310 gene encoding ras-related protein Rab-17-like: MGETLPGGPGGARPRSDILRGPVQTHRVKMVLLGSSGVGKSSLALRFGKDEFRSTSPTIGCAYLTRAVYLKDVTLRFEIWDTAGQEKYHSVTPLYYRGAHAALLVYDVSQRETFVRALVWLKELEKQYIPGSTVIWLVGNKVDLAQGRQVSVQEAQSLANERGLLFTETSARSGDQVCELLLAVAHSVHECIGVQQGGLSEWQETPHVDLHRRDTINPFVTCCKV; this comes from the exons ATGGGAGAAACGCTCCCAGGGGGCCCAGGAGGAGCCCGGCCCCGCAGTGATATTTTGAGGGGACCAGTGCAGACCCACAGGGTTAAGATGGTTCTTCTGGGAAGCTCTGGTGTGGGAAAGTCCAGCCTGGCACTGCGATTTGGCAAGGATGAATTCAGGAGTACATCACCTACTATAGGCT GTGCCTACCTGACTCGGGCCGTTTATCTGAAGGATGTCACTCTTCGCTTTGAGATCTGGGACACGGCAGGGCAGGAAAAGTACCACAGCGTCACCCCGCTCTACTACAGAGGGGCCCACGCTGCACTCTTGGTCTATGATGTCAGCCAGAGG GAAACGTTTGTCAGAGCTCTAGTGTGGCTCAAAGAGCTTGAGAAACAGTACATCCCAGGATCTACTGTCATATGGCTGGTAGGCAACAAGGTGGATCTGGCGCAGGGTCGACAAGTCTCAGTGCAG GAAGCACAGAGTCTGGCCAATGAAAGGGGCCTATTGTTTACAGAGACTTCAGCCCGGTCAGGGGATCAGGTCTGTGAGCTGCTGCTAGCTGTTg CCCACAGTGTGCACGAGTGTATTGGAGTGCAGCAGGGAGGTCTGTCAGAGTGGCAGGAGACGCCACACGTGGATCTGCATCGTAGAGACACGATCAATCCCTTTGTGACATGCTGCAAAGTGTGA